DNA from Nocardioides seonyuensis:
TCATCTCGTCGAGGTCGGGGAAGGCCTCGATGAGCTGCTCGGGCTGGACGTGCGCGAGCCCGAAGGAGCGGATGCCGGGGGTGTCGATGATCCAGCCGTCGCCGTCGGGCAGCTCGAGGAGATAGGCGCTGGTGGACGTGTGGCGCCCGCGGCCCGTGACCGCGTTGACGATGCCGACCTCGCGGTGCGCCTGGGGAACCAGGGCGTTGACGAGCGTGGACTTCCCCACCCCGCTGTGGCCGACCATGACGCTGGTGCGCCCGCGAAGCCGCTCGCGCAGCTCGGAGAGGTCACCTGCGCCCTCACCCTTGAGCTGGGTGACCACCCACGGCACGCCGAGCGAGCGATAGGTCGACAACAGGGTCTCCGGGTCGGCCAGGTCGGCCTTGGTGAGGCACAGCAGGGGCGCCATGCCCGCGTCGTACGCCGCCACCAGCGCTCGGTCGATCAGGCGTGGGCGGGGCTCGGGGTCGGCGAGGGCGGTGACGACGACCAGCTGGTCGGCGTTGGAGACGATGACCCGCTCGACCGGGTCGTCGTCGTCGGCAGTACGACGCAGGGTGGTGGTGCGCTCGACCACCTCGACGATGCGGGCCAGTGATCCGTCGTCGCCGCTGGTGTCTCCGACGATGCGGACGTGGTCGCCGACCACCACGCCCTTGCGCCCCAGTGGACGCGACTTCATCGCCATGACGGTCCGGCCGTCGACCAGCAACGTGAACCGGCCGCGGTCGACCGTCACGACCCTGCCTGCGACGGCGTCGTCGTAGCTGGGGCGGTCCTTGGTGCGAGGGCGGGTGCGCCGACGGGGTCTCTCGTAGTGCTCGTGGTCGTGCTCGGAGTAGCGACCGCTCACGGCTGTTGCGTCCCGGCCGGTCCGCCCACGAGCCCTTCGACCAGCCCGGTCCAAGTCGCTGCAAAGCCAGGGAACGTCTTCGAGGTGGTGGCGATGTCCTCGACGAGGACCCCTTCGACCACCGCGCCCAGGATCACCCCGGCATGGGCCATCCGGTGGTCGGCGTAGGTGTGGAAGACGCCTCCGTGCAGGTCGCCCGGGCGAATCGTCAGGCCGTCGTCGTGTTCCTCCACGACCGAACCGAGCCCCCCCAGCTCTCGCGCGAGAGCCGCGAGCCGGTCGGTCTCGTGACCCCGGATGTGGGCGACGCCGCGCAGGTGGGAGGGCGAGTCGGCCAAGGCGCACAGCGCGGCGATCGCCGGCGTCAGCTCGCCGATGTCGTGCAGGTCGAGGTCGATGCCGTGCAGCTCGGCCGTGCCCGTGACGGTCAGTCCTCGGTCGTCGAGCACGACGTCGGCCCCCATGAGGGCGAGGACCTCGCGCAGTGCATCGCCGGGTTGGGTGGTGTGCCGAGGCCAGTCGCTCACCGTGACACGGCCGCCGGTGGCGGCGGCGAGGGCGAGGAAGGGCGCCGCGTTGGACAGGTCGGGCTCGATGACGTGGTCGACCGCGCGCAGCACCCCGGGAGCCACCGCCCACCGGTTGGCGTCGCTGTCGTCGACGTCGACGCCGTGCTCGCGGAGCATCGCCACGGTCATGTCGATGTGGGGGAGCGACGGCACCGGCTTGCCGACGTGCCTCACGTCGACGCCGTGCTCGAAACGGGCGCCGGCGAGGAGCAGCGCCGAGACAAACTGGGAGGACGCGCTTGCGTCGATCGTGACGGTGCCGCCGGGGACCGAGCCGGATCCGCGCACGGTGAAGGGGAGCGCTCCGCGGCCGCCGTCGTCGAAACGGATGCCGAGGGCGGCCAGCGCGGCGAGCATCGGGCCGACTGGTCGGTTGCGCATGTGGGGGTCGCCGTCGAAGGCCACCGTGCCCTCGGACAGCCCGGCGACCGGGGGAACGAAGCGCATCACGGTGCCCGCGAGCCCGCAGTCGACCTTGGCGTCGGAGGTCCAGGGACTCGGCGTGACGCGCCAGTCACCCTCGACCACGTCGACGTGCGTGCCCAAGGCGGTGAGCGCACCCGCCATCAGGTCGGTGTCGCGCGATCGGAGCGGGCGCCGAACGACGCTGGGCCCGTCGGAGAGTGCGGCGAGGAGGAGAGCCCGGTTGGTGAGGGACTTGCTGCCAGGAAGGCTGACCGCCCGGTCGACGGGCGAGGTGGGGCGGGGTGCTGCGTAGTGCTCCATCAGGTCAGCTGCGCGCGAGCCAGCTTGGCCTCGCGGCGGGCGTCCTTGGCGAGCTGGCGGGCCTCACGACGGACGTCACCTGCAGCGCGGCGGGCACGCCAGGCCATCCCCGGCTTGCCGTCGGTGTCGACCGCGGCGAGGAGCAGGCCGCCCAGGACGGAGACGTTCTTGAAGAAGTGGAGCTTCTGCTGGCTACGGGTGGCGGGGTCGCTCTCCTCCCAGAACCGGTGGCCCGCAGCCGTGGTCGGGACGAGGGACGCCGCCAGCACGGCAGCGCTCAGGCGCGGGGCGCGACCCGTCGCGAGCGCCGCGGCACCGGCCAGCTGGGCCGCGGCGTTGAGCCGGACCAGGGTGACCGCGTCGGTGGGGATCGGAGCGCCCGGCATGGCGCGCTGGGCCATGGGGACCACCTTGTCGGTGACCGGCTTGGCGCGGGCGGCGGACGCCTGGGCGTTCTTGAGCGCATTGACTGCGCCGACCACGAAGAGGGAGGAGAGCATCGGACGAGCGAGCAGGCGCGTGATGGTCATGTCACTTGTCTACACGATGGCGCCGACCGCCTGAAGGTCTCGCCCGGATCACGGAGCAGCGGTGGGGGCCGGGAGGACCCACTGACCAGCGTTGTTGTCGTCGCGCTCCTCGTTCGGGACGGCAGCCACCTCTGCGGTGATCGTGCCGCCCTGCGGGGCCGTCACGTACAGAGTCACGTCGTAGGGGCTGGTGTCGAAGCTGCACGTGACGGTGACGACACGGCGGTCACGAACCGGTGGGGTGCAGCCCGAGGACTCGAGAGCTTCCATCCTCGCGACGTCCTCTCCTGTGAAGGTGAGCACACCCGTCATGTCGGCGGGGAGCCCCTGGACCCTGGCCACGAGCTCGTACTGGTTGGGCCCGGCCAGCAGCGGATCGCTGAGGGTGAGCGCGAGGTCGACAGGCGTCGGAGTACCCGTCGGTGTCACCGTGGGCTCGTCGGTGGGAGACGCGGTCGGGTCGTCGGTGGGGGGCACCGAGGGTTCGTCGGTCGGGGAATCAGTGGGCTCGCTCGTCGGGGACCCGGTGGGGCTGGTGCTCGGTTCCAGCGTCGGCGTCGGCGTGACCGGCGGCGTGACAGGCGGCGTGACGACGGGCGTCGGGGGGACGGGGGGAGTCACCGTCGGCGTCGGCGGGACCGGGGGCGAAGCGGTCGGCGTCGCGGTCGGGATGCTCGTCGGGGTGCCGGTCGGCGTCGCGGTGGGAGTCGCCGTCGGGGAGGAGGTCGGAGTCGCCGTGGGTGTCGGCGTCGGAACAGCCTCGGTCGTCTCCACAGGTGTCGGCACGGGAACCGGAGGCTCCGTCGTCACCGGCGCGGGGATGGTGTCGGTGGCGGGGAGGGCCACGACCACGGGGGCCGTGGCCGCCTGGACGCGAGGATCGGCCG
Protein-coding regions in this window:
- the rsgA gene encoding ribosome small subunit-dependent GTPase A, which encodes MSGRYSEHDHEHYERPRRRTRPRTKDRPSYDDAVAGRVVTVDRGRFTLLVDGRTVMAMKSRPLGRKGVVVGDHVRIVGDTSGDDGSLARIVEVVERTTTLRRTADDDDPVERVIVSNADQLVVVTALADPEPRPRLIDRALVAAYDAGMAPLLCLTKADLADPETLLSTYRSLGVPWVVTQLKGEGAGDLSELRERLRGRTSVMVGHSGVGKSTLVNALVPQAHREVGIVNAVTGRGRHTSTSAYLLELPDGDGWIIDTPGIRSFGLAHVQPEQLIEAFPDLDEMTEDCPRGCTHGIDEPECGLDEAIARGEADVDRVTSFRRLLAARSISDY
- the aroA gene encoding 3-phosphoshikimate 1-carboxyvinyltransferase gives rise to the protein MEHYAAPRPTSPVDRAVSLPGSKSLTNRALLLAALSDGPSVVRRPLRSRDTDLMAGALTALGTHVDVVEGDWRVTPSPWTSDAKVDCGLAGTVMRFVPPVAGLSEGTVAFDGDPHMRNRPVGPMLAALAALGIRFDDGGRGALPFTVRGSGSVPGGTVTIDASASSQFVSALLLAGARFEHGVDVRHVGKPVPSLPHIDMTVAMLREHGVDVDDSDANRWAVAPGVLRAVDHVIEPDLSNAAPFLALAAATGGRVTVSDWPRHTTQPGDALREVLALMGADVVLDDRGLTVTGTAELHGIDLDLHDIGELTPAIAALCALADSPSHLRGVAHIRGHETDRLAALARELGGLGSVVEEHDDGLTIRPGDLHGGVFHTYADHRMAHAGVILGAVVEGVLVEDIATTSKTFPGFAATWTGLVEGLVGGPAGTQQP
- a CDS encoding DoxX family membrane protein, producing MTITRLLARPMLSSLFVVGAVNALKNAQASAARAKPVTDKVVPMAQRAMPGAPIPTDAVTLVRLNAAAQLAGAAALATGRAPRLSAAVLAASLVPTTAAGHRFWEESDPATRSQQKLHFFKNVSVLGGLLLAAVDTDGKPGMAWRARRAAGDVRREARQLAKDARREAKLARAQLT